The nucleotide window ATGAAAATGAAGCCGCAGGACGTATGGGCGTTGTTGAAAGATTCCGCGACAAAGTTCATCGACGATAAGGCCATGCGACTCAGCGCCGCGCTCGCGTATTACACCACATTGTCACTGTCGCCACTGTTGTTAGCTGTCGTAGCCATCGCCGGGCTCGCCTACGGTCCTGAGGCGGCGCGCGGCGAAATTGTTGCGCAATTTCGCGACACGATCGGCGTGGAGGCCGCGAGCTTCGTCGAACAACTGATTATTAAAAGCTCGTCCAAGTCGGACGGCATTGTGGCCGCGATCGTTGCTGGCGGCGTGCTGCTCTTTGGGGCTTCGGGTGTGTTTTCGGACATGCAGAGCGCCCTCAACACGATCTGGAAGGTCCCGGGGCACGAGGTCAAGGGCGGCATTTTGAGTATCGTGAAGGACCGGCTCCTTTCGTTCTCGCTCGTGTGCGGGGCTGCGTTTCTGCTGCTCACCTCGTTGGTAGTGACCGCCATCC belongs to Gemmata obscuriglobus and includes:
- a CDS encoding YihY/virulence factor BrkB family protein, encoding MKMKPQDVWALLKDSATKFIDDKAMRLSAALAYYTTLSLSPLLLAVVAIAGLAYGPEAARGEIVAQFRDTIGVEAASFVEQLIIKSSSKSDGIVAAIVAGGVLLFGASGVFSDMQSALNTIWKVPGHEVKGGILSIVKDRLLSFSLVCGAAFLLLTSLVVTAILAGINSRVAGWLPGMDALAQVVNFVFNFVLTAALFAMIFKWLPETTLSWRDVGIGAAVTALLFSLGRYLIGLYLGKAAVGSTYGAAGAFVVLLVWIYYSTMILLFGAELTFVYAQRFGSGVRTPDGALVEPRAASAPGLPSLASQ